In a genomic window of Pangasianodon hypophthalmus isolate fPanHyp1 chromosome 19, fPanHyp1.pri, whole genome shotgun sequence:
- the ntmt2 gene encoding N-terminal Xaa-Pro-Lys N-methyltransferase 2, translating to LQQAVCLSSWLIFSTSECYFNPRPETYDLLICSTFQHPWEKKDSHLIRYVQAAETQIATPRHLQNLIYWKKREREREVVLTDSIHSLFSNHRAHTSVMEFRRTHQAFRERWEKTDDKMCKNSMSFHLHNTLRQEFFASYLYLLEQIPLVKLYAVTCEYIMGEKQFYYRAQNFYRDVPASEEGMMGGFVEISEVDLEGSRQFLKKFVGPGKADTKRALDCGCGIGRVAKGVLFPVFETMEMLDMMEEFILHAHECYLGDYADRVETYYLDSLQDFTPPLDRYDVIWMQWVACHLTDKDLLEFLMRAKESLRPNGVIIMKDNMARQGCRLDPVDSSLIRHLDIMKCIIQKAGLTILDMQKQEGFPDIIVPVWMIAMQ from the exons CTTCAACAGGCAGTTTGTCTTTCTTCTTGGCTGATCTTTTCCACTTCTGAGTGTTACTTCAACCCCAGACCTGAAACATATGACCTGTTAATCTGCAGCACTTTTCAGCACCCTTGGGAGAAAAAGGACTCCCATCTGATCAGATACGTCCAAGCTGCAGAGACACAAATAGCAACACCAAGGCATCTTCAAAATCTTATATActggaagaaaagagagagagagagagaggtggttcTCACAGATTCTATTCACAGTCTGTTTTCAAACCATCGTGCACACACGTCCGTCATGGAATTCAGGAGGACGCATCAAGCTTTCCGGGAACGGTGGGAGAAGACGGAtgacaaaatgtgcaaaaacagcatgtccttTCACCTGCACAATACGCTCAGGCAAGAGTTTTTCGCCAGCTACCTTTACCTGCTGGAGCAGATACCTTTGG TGAAACTATATGCCGTGACCTGTGAGTACATCATGGGAGAGAAGCAGTTCTACTACAGGGCCCAGAATTTTTACAGAGATGTACCAGCGTCAGAGGAGGGTATGATGGGAGGTTTTGTGGAGATCTCAGAGGTGGACCTCGAGGGATCCAGGCAGTTCCTGAAGAAGTTTGTG GGACCAGGGAAGGCCGATACCAAGCGGGCCCTTGATTGCGGCTGTGGGATTGGCCGGGTGGCGAAAGGGGTTCTGTTTCCTGTATTTGAAACCATGGAGATGCTGGACATGATGGAGGAGTTTATTCTCCATGCCCATGAGTGTTACTTGGGTGACTACGCTGACCGTGTGGAGACCTACTACCTCGACAGCCTGCAGGATTTCACCCCTCCACTTGATAGATATGATGTCATCTGGATGCAGTGGGTAgctt GTCACCTGACAGATAAAGATCTGCTGGAGTTCTTGATGCGAGCAAAGGAGAGCCTAAGGCCCAATGGGGTCATCATTATGAAGGATAACATGGCACGGCAGGGCTGTAGACTGGACCCTGTTGACAGCAGCCTCATCCGCCATCTGGACATCATGAAGTGCATTATCCAGAAGGCTGGCCTCACCATCCTGGACATGCAGAAGCAGGAGGGCTTCCCTGATATCATTGTGCCCGTGTGGATGATTGCCATGCAGTGA